One genomic window of Pseudothermotoga sp. includes the following:
- a CDS encoding MscL family protein, producing the protein MNKLFREFIAFLKQYNVIGLAVAIIIGGKLNQFVSSFVNDLLMPLVFQPALRMAKVESIEQLQYKAIYWGKVISAGIDFVIVAFIVFMLIRTMNKAAEVAKKKQAERNH; encoded by the coding sequence ATGAACAAACTTTTCAGAGAATTCATTGCTTTCCTTAAACAGTACAACGTCATAGGTCTGGCTGTGGCGATCATCATAGGGGGTAAACTCAATCAGTTCGTGAGCTCTTTCGTCAACGATCTTCTGATGCCTCTAGTTTTTCAACCTGCTTTGAGAATGGCCAAGGTGGAATCCATAGAACAACTCCAATATAAAGCCATCTACTGGGGTAAGGTCATATCGGCAGGTATCGATTTCGTTATAGTTGCGTTCATCGTGTTCATGCTCATAAGAACCATGAACAAAGCTGCAGAAGTTGCTAAGAAAAAACAA